In Elaeis guineensis isolate ETL-2024a chromosome 1, EG11, whole genome shotgun sequence, a genomic segment contains:
- the LOC105039766 gene encoding receptor-like cytosolic serine/threonine-protein kinase RBK1 isoform X3 encodes MTSNGGENRRNSEVKPDDSICDGSNQNSPRGVLEIPISSADSDGSSSSGSEPSAVDRTIAPDGLVLESHSLQWRTLIGGLILRKKRTMMRLSTFPPATAGLGLRRTPSEKDRIESVEITAETGRGRPSWRSFDHQELAAATNNFSSDKLIGKGGHAEVYKGCLADGQLVAVKRLTKKDNEEERIGDFLSELGIIAHVNHPNAAQLLGFSVEGGLHLVLRFSPHGSLASELHGSKEGLEWKVRFKIALGIAEGLLYLHEGCQRRIIHRDIKASNILLTEDFQPQISDFGLAKWLPDKWTHHIVFPIEGTFGYLAPEYFMHGVVNEKIDVFAFGVLLLELITGRRAVDSSRQSLVIWAKPLLDANNVKQLADPSLGDAYDAEEMRRALLVASMCIHHLSTSRPDMNWVVRLLKGEEGSAELMGRELRPKLARPPQFDACDSEDYTCSRYLNDLHRHKQLALEQ; translated from the exons ATGACTTCCAACGGAG gggaaaatagaagaaactcagAAGTAAAGCCTGATGATAGTATCTGCGATGGCTCCAATCAAAACTCCCCTCGAGGTGTGCTAGAGATCCCAATATCTAGTGCAGATTCTGATGGCAGCAGCAGCAGCGGCAGTGAACCTTCAGCAGTGGACCGAACAATTGCTCCAGATGGATTAGTGTTGGAGTCCCACAGCTTGCAATGGAGGACTTTGATTGGTGGCTTGATACTGAGAAAGAAGAGGACCATGATGAGGCTATCAACATTTCCACCGGCGACAGCAGGCTTGGGCTTGCGCAGGACTCCAAGTGAGAAGGATAGGATTGAGAGTGTGGAAATTACAGCAGAGACTGGAAGGGGAAGACCCTCTTGGAGGAGCTTTGATCACCAGGAGCTTGCAGCTGCCACTAATAACTTCAGTTCAG ATAAATTGATTGGGAAAGGAGGACATGCAGAGGTGTATAAAGGATGCCTTGCTGATGGACAGCTTGTGGCAGTGAAGAGGCTGACAAAGAAAGACAATGAGGAGGAAAGAATTGGAGATTTCTTATCAGAACTTGGAATAATTGCCCATGTTAATCACCCTAATGCTGCACAGCTGCTGGGGTTCAGTGTAGAAGGTGGCTTGCACCTCGTTCTCCGGTTTTCTCCACATGGAAGCCTAGCGTCTGAGCTTCATG GTTCGAAGGAAGGCCTTGAATGGAAGGTAAGGTTTAAGATTGCTTTAGGCATCGCAGAAGGCCTACTCTATCTCCATGAAGGATGCCAGCGGCGGATAATCCATAGAGACATCAAGGCCTCCAACATACTCTTAACTGAAGACTTCCAGCCTCAG ATCTCTGATTTTGGACTTGCAAAGTGGCTGCCAGACAAATGGACTCACCACATTGTGTTCCCCATTGAAGGGACTTTCGG ATATCTGGCGCCTGAATACTTCATGCATGGGGTAGTGAATGAGAAGATTGATGTGTTTGCTTTCGGGGTGCTGCTGCTTGAGCTCATAACAGGACGGCGGGCAGTTGACTCTTCTCGACAGAGCTTAGTGATATGG GCAAAGCCACTTCTTGATGCAAACAATGTAAAACAACTTGCTGACCCTTCTCTTGGAGATGCTTATGATGCCGAGGAAATGAGACGTGCATTATTAGTAGCTTCTATGTGCATTCATCACCTCTCGACCTCACGACCTGATATGAATTGG GTGGTCAGGCTTTTAAAGGGTGAGGAAGGATCTGCAGAACTCATGGGAAGAGAGTTGAGGCCTAAACTTGCTAGGCCACCACAGTTTGATGCCTGTGATTCAGAGGACTACACTTGCTCGAGGTATCTCAATGATCTCCATCGGCATAAGCAACTTGCTTTGGAGCAATGA
- the LOC105039766 gene encoding receptor-like cytosolic serine/threonine-protein kinase RBK1 isoform X1 — protein MKIKDYLFQPLELNLEENPKDLPSSERGENRRNSEVKPDDSICDGSNQNSPRGVLEIPISSADSDGSSSSGSEPSAVDRTIAPDGLVLESHSLQWRTLIGGLILRKKRTMMRLSTFPPATAGLGLRRTPSEKDRIESVEITAETGRGRPSWRSFDHQELAAATNNFSSDKLIGKGGHAEVYKGCLADGQLVAVKRLTKKDNEEERIGDFLSELGIIAHVNHPNAAQLLGFSVEGGLHLVLRFSPHGSLASELHGSKEGLEWKVRFKIALGIAEGLLYLHEGCQRRIIHRDIKASNILLTEDFQPQISDFGLAKWLPDKWTHHIVFPIEGTFGYLAPEYFMHGVVNEKIDVFAFGVLLLELITGRRAVDSSRQSLVIWAKPLLDANNVKQLADPSLGDAYDAEEMRRALLVASMCIHHLSTSRPDMNWVVRLLKGEEGSAELMGRELRPKLARPPQFDACDSEDYTCSRYLNDLHRHKQLALEQ, from the exons atgaaaataaaggATTATTTATTTCAACCTCTAGAGCTTAATCTGGAGGAGAATCCGAAGGATTTGCCGAGTTCTGAACGAG gggaaaatagaagaaactcagAAGTAAAGCCTGATGATAGTATCTGCGATGGCTCCAATCAAAACTCCCCTCGAGGTGTGCTAGAGATCCCAATATCTAGTGCAGATTCTGATGGCAGCAGCAGCAGCGGCAGTGAACCTTCAGCAGTGGACCGAACAATTGCTCCAGATGGATTAGTGTTGGAGTCCCACAGCTTGCAATGGAGGACTTTGATTGGTGGCTTGATACTGAGAAAGAAGAGGACCATGATGAGGCTATCAACATTTCCACCGGCGACAGCAGGCTTGGGCTTGCGCAGGACTCCAAGTGAGAAGGATAGGATTGAGAGTGTGGAAATTACAGCAGAGACTGGAAGGGGAAGACCCTCTTGGAGGAGCTTTGATCACCAGGAGCTTGCAGCTGCCACTAATAACTTCAGTTCAG ATAAATTGATTGGGAAAGGAGGACATGCAGAGGTGTATAAAGGATGCCTTGCTGATGGACAGCTTGTGGCAGTGAAGAGGCTGACAAAGAAAGACAATGAGGAGGAAAGAATTGGAGATTTCTTATCAGAACTTGGAATAATTGCCCATGTTAATCACCCTAATGCTGCACAGCTGCTGGGGTTCAGTGTAGAAGGTGGCTTGCACCTCGTTCTCCGGTTTTCTCCACATGGAAGCCTAGCGTCTGAGCTTCATG GTTCGAAGGAAGGCCTTGAATGGAAGGTAAGGTTTAAGATTGCTTTAGGCATCGCAGAAGGCCTACTCTATCTCCATGAAGGATGCCAGCGGCGGATAATCCATAGAGACATCAAGGCCTCCAACATACTCTTAACTGAAGACTTCCAGCCTCAG ATCTCTGATTTTGGACTTGCAAAGTGGCTGCCAGACAAATGGACTCACCACATTGTGTTCCCCATTGAAGGGACTTTCGG ATATCTGGCGCCTGAATACTTCATGCATGGGGTAGTGAATGAGAAGATTGATGTGTTTGCTTTCGGGGTGCTGCTGCTTGAGCTCATAACAGGACGGCGGGCAGTTGACTCTTCTCGACAGAGCTTAGTGATATGG GCAAAGCCACTTCTTGATGCAAACAATGTAAAACAACTTGCTGACCCTTCTCTTGGAGATGCTTATGATGCCGAGGAAATGAGACGTGCATTATTAGTAGCTTCTATGTGCATTCATCACCTCTCGACCTCACGACCTGATATGAATTGG GTGGTCAGGCTTTTAAAGGGTGAGGAAGGATCTGCAGAACTCATGGGAAGAGAGTTGAGGCCTAAACTTGCTAGGCCACCACAGTTTGATGCCTGTGATTCAGAGGACTACACTTGCTCGAGGTATCTCAATGATCTCCATCGGCATAAGCAACTTGCTTTGGAGCAATGA
- the LOC105039766 gene encoding receptor-like cytosolic serine/threonine-protein kinase RBK1 isoform X4: protein MTSNGELNLEENPKDLPSSERGENRRNSEVKPDDSICDGSNQNSPRGVLEIPISSADSDGSSSSGSEPSAVDRTIAPDGLVLESHSLQWRTLIGGLILRKKRTMMRLSTFPPATAGLGLRRTPSEKDRIESVEITAETGRGRPSWRSFDHQELAAATNNFSSGSKEGLEWKVRFKIALGIAEGLLYLHEGCQRRIIHRDIKASNILLTEDFQPQISDFGLAKWLPDKWTHHIVFPIEGTFGYLAPEYFMHGVVNEKIDVFAFGVLLLELITGRRAVDSSRQSLVIWAKPLLDANNVKQLADPSLGDAYDAEEMRRALLVASMCIHHLSTSRPDMNWVVRLLKGEEGSAELMGRELRPKLARPPQFDACDSEDYTCSRYLNDLHRHKQLALEQ, encoded by the exons ATGACTTCCAACGGAG AGCTTAATCTGGAGGAGAATCCGAAGGATTTGCCGAGTTCTGAACGAG gggaaaatagaagaaactcagAAGTAAAGCCTGATGATAGTATCTGCGATGGCTCCAATCAAAACTCCCCTCGAGGTGTGCTAGAGATCCCAATATCTAGTGCAGATTCTGATGGCAGCAGCAGCAGCGGCAGTGAACCTTCAGCAGTGGACCGAACAATTGCTCCAGATGGATTAGTGTTGGAGTCCCACAGCTTGCAATGGAGGACTTTGATTGGTGGCTTGATACTGAGAAAGAAGAGGACCATGATGAGGCTATCAACATTTCCACCGGCGACAGCAGGCTTGGGCTTGCGCAGGACTCCAAGTGAGAAGGATAGGATTGAGAGTGTGGAAATTACAGCAGAGACTGGAAGGGGAAGACCCTCTTGGAGGAGCTTTGATCACCAGGAGCTTGCAGCTGCCACTAATAACTTCAGTTCAG GTTCGAAGGAAGGCCTTGAATGGAAGGTAAGGTTTAAGATTGCTTTAGGCATCGCAGAAGGCCTACTCTATCTCCATGAAGGATGCCAGCGGCGGATAATCCATAGAGACATCAAGGCCTCCAACATACTCTTAACTGAAGACTTCCAGCCTCAG ATCTCTGATTTTGGACTTGCAAAGTGGCTGCCAGACAAATGGACTCACCACATTGTGTTCCCCATTGAAGGGACTTTCGG ATATCTGGCGCCTGAATACTTCATGCATGGGGTAGTGAATGAGAAGATTGATGTGTTTGCTTTCGGGGTGCTGCTGCTTGAGCTCATAACAGGACGGCGGGCAGTTGACTCTTCTCGACAGAGCTTAGTGATATGG GCAAAGCCACTTCTTGATGCAAACAATGTAAAACAACTTGCTGACCCTTCTCTTGGAGATGCTTATGATGCCGAGGAAATGAGACGTGCATTATTAGTAGCTTCTATGTGCATTCATCACCTCTCGACCTCACGACCTGATATGAATTGG GTGGTCAGGCTTTTAAAGGGTGAGGAAGGATCTGCAGAACTCATGGGAAGAGAGTTGAGGCCTAAACTTGCTAGGCCACCACAGTTTGATGCCTGTGATTCAGAGGACTACACTTGCTCGAGGTATCTCAATGATCTCCATCGGCATAAGCAACTTGCTTTGGAGCAATGA
- the LOC105039766 gene encoding receptor-like cytosolic serine/threonine-protein kinase RBK1 isoform X2 produces MTSNGELNLEENPKDLPSSERGENRRNSEVKPDDSICDGSNQNSPRGVLEIPISSADSDGSSSSGSEPSAVDRTIAPDGLVLESHSLQWRTLIGGLILRKKRTMMRLSTFPPATAGLGLRRTPSEKDRIESVEITAETGRGRPSWRSFDHQELAAATNNFSSDKLIGKGGHAEVYKGCLADGQLVAVKRLTKKDNEEERIGDFLSELGIIAHVNHPNAAQLLGFSVEGGLHLVLRFSPHGSLASELHGSKEGLEWKVRFKIALGIAEGLLYLHEGCQRRIIHRDIKASNILLTEDFQPQISDFGLAKWLPDKWTHHIVFPIEGTFGYLAPEYFMHGVVNEKIDVFAFGVLLLELITGRRAVDSSRQSLVIWAKPLLDANNVKQLADPSLGDAYDAEEMRRALLVASMCIHHLSTSRPDMNWVVRLLKGEEGSAELMGRELRPKLARPPQFDACDSEDYTCSRYLNDLHRHKQLALEQ; encoded by the exons ATGACTTCCAACGGAG AGCTTAATCTGGAGGAGAATCCGAAGGATTTGCCGAGTTCTGAACGAG gggaaaatagaagaaactcagAAGTAAAGCCTGATGATAGTATCTGCGATGGCTCCAATCAAAACTCCCCTCGAGGTGTGCTAGAGATCCCAATATCTAGTGCAGATTCTGATGGCAGCAGCAGCAGCGGCAGTGAACCTTCAGCAGTGGACCGAACAATTGCTCCAGATGGATTAGTGTTGGAGTCCCACAGCTTGCAATGGAGGACTTTGATTGGTGGCTTGATACTGAGAAAGAAGAGGACCATGATGAGGCTATCAACATTTCCACCGGCGACAGCAGGCTTGGGCTTGCGCAGGACTCCAAGTGAGAAGGATAGGATTGAGAGTGTGGAAATTACAGCAGAGACTGGAAGGGGAAGACCCTCTTGGAGGAGCTTTGATCACCAGGAGCTTGCAGCTGCCACTAATAACTTCAGTTCAG ATAAATTGATTGGGAAAGGAGGACATGCAGAGGTGTATAAAGGATGCCTTGCTGATGGACAGCTTGTGGCAGTGAAGAGGCTGACAAAGAAAGACAATGAGGAGGAAAGAATTGGAGATTTCTTATCAGAACTTGGAATAATTGCCCATGTTAATCACCCTAATGCTGCACAGCTGCTGGGGTTCAGTGTAGAAGGTGGCTTGCACCTCGTTCTCCGGTTTTCTCCACATGGAAGCCTAGCGTCTGAGCTTCATG GTTCGAAGGAAGGCCTTGAATGGAAGGTAAGGTTTAAGATTGCTTTAGGCATCGCAGAAGGCCTACTCTATCTCCATGAAGGATGCCAGCGGCGGATAATCCATAGAGACATCAAGGCCTCCAACATACTCTTAACTGAAGACTTCCAGCCTCAG ATCTCTGATTTTGGACTTGCAAAGTGGCTGCCAGACAAATGGACTCACCACATTGTGTTCCCCATTGAAGGGACTTTCGG ATATCTGGCGCCTGAATACTTCATGCATGGGGTAGTGAATGAGAAGATTGATGTGTTTGCTTTCGGGGTGCTGCTGCTTGAGCTCATAACAGGACGGCGGGCAGTTGACTCTTCTCGACAGAGCTTAGTGATATGG GCAAAGCCACTTCTTGATGCAAACAATGTAAAACAACTTGCTGACCCTTCTCTTGGAGATGCTTATGATGCCGAGGAAATGAGACGTGCATTATTAGTAGCTTCTATGTGCATTCATCACCTCTCGACCTCACGACCTGATATGAATTGG GTGGTCAGGCTTTTAAAGGGTGAGGAAGGATCTGCAGAACTCATGGGAAGAGAGTTGAGGCCTAAACTTGCTAGGCCACCACAGTTTGATGCCTGTGATTCAGAGGACTACACTTGCTCGAGGTATCTCAATGATCTCCATCGGCATAAGCAACTTGCTTTGGAGCAATGA